From the genome of Flavobacterium luteolum, one region includes:
- a CDS encoding RNA polymerase sigma factor: MEQKELIPNLFRTEYQKIVSVLCSLFGIHHIEIAEDIVSDTFLTASETWAIKGIPENPTAWLYTVAKNKTKNYLKRNNVFETKIVTEIKNNTPLNNPEIDIDLSDQNIADSQLAMIFTVCNPCNSEEAQIALALNLLCGFGVNEISDAFLSNREVIYKRINRAKEKLKEENIKIQHPNNSEIKDRIQTVLKTIYLLYSEGYYSISQNTTLRKDLCTEAMRLTYLLIQNESTNLPQTNALMALMCFHSSRFDARTGLNGEIILYEDQDQSLWNQELIDRGTYFLSQSSTGNTLSKYHLEAGIAYWHTIKTEILEKWENILELYNNLIILEYSPIVALNRTYALSKVKGKEEAIKEAEKLNLTDNHFYYSLLGNLYSEIDIKKALKHFETAIDLSKTTSDKNIIRKNIERLQLNTN; the protein is encoded by the coding sequence ATGGAGCAAAAAGAACTTATACCCAATTTATTTCGAACAGAATATCAAAAAATAGTTTCGGTTCTCTGCAGTTTGTTTGGCATTCATCATATCGAAATTGCCGAAGATATTGTTAGCGATACTTTTCTGACTGCCTCAGAAACTTGGGCAATTAAAGGAATTCCCGAAAATCCGACTGCTTGGCTGTACACGGTTGCGAAAAACAAAACCAAAAACTACCTGAAAAGAAACAACGTTTTTGAAACCAAAATCGTTACCGAAATAAAAAACAATACTCCATTAAACAATCCAGAAATCGACATTGATTTATCGGATCAAAATATTGCAGACAGTCAGCTTGCTATGATATTTACGGTTTGCAATCCGTGTAATTCTGAAGAAGCCCAAATTGCTCTTGCTCTAAATTTATTATGTGGTTTTGGAGTAAATGAAATCTCAGATGCTTTTTTATCTAACAGAGAAGTTATTTATAAAAGAATTAATCGCGCGAAAGAAAAGCTCAAAGAAGAAAACATAAAAATTCAACATCCGAACAATTCTGAAATAAAAGATAGAATACAAACAGTTTTAAAAACGATTTACCTGCTTTATTCTGAAGGCTACTATTCTATTTCGCAAAACACCACTTTACGAAAAGACCTTTGCACCGAAGCCATGCGTCTGACGTATTTATTAATTCAGAATGAAAGTACAAATCTGCCACAAACCAATGCACTAATGGCACTGATGTGTTTTCATTCTTCGAGATTTGATGCCAGAACTGGTTTAAATGGAGAAATTATTTTGTATGAAGATCAGGATCAATCGCTTTGGAATCAGGAATTAATTGATAGAGGAACTTATTTCCTAAGTCAATCCTCAACCGGAAATACACTTTCAAAATATCACTTAGAAGCTGGAATTGCTTATTGGCACACGATAAAAACAGAGATTTTAGAAAAATGGGAAAATATTCTGGAACTCTACAACAATCTAATCATTTTGGAATATTCGCCAATTGTTGCCTTAAACAGAACTTATGCTCTATCTAAAGTAAAAGGTAAAGAAGAAGCAATCAAAGAAGCCGAAAAATTGAATTTAACTGATAATCATTTTTATTATTCCTTACTCGGAAATCTTTATTCTGAAATTGACATCAAAAAGGCATTAAAACATTTTGAAACTGCAATAGATCTATCCAAAACAACTTCTGATAAAAATATTATTCGTAAAAACATTGAGCGCTTGCAATTAAATACAAATTAG
- a CDS encoding META domain-containing protein, producing MKKYAFAVLSVLTLLFASCKTSKTDKSADDLFGTTWELEYISGPRIAFQGLYPHKKPQLTFDQKETKVYGNNGCNGYSAPYALKGKSLTFGEAGPTTMMFCEGGGEQEFLKQIKLVTSYSVDKDGKLNLIHDNVPVMRFKKVAKQ from the coding sequence ATGAAAAAATACGCATTTGCAGTCCTTTCAGTTTTAACGCTATTATTTGCTTCATGCAAGACCTCAAAAACAGATAAAAGCGCCGATGATTTATTTGGTACAACCTGGGAATTAGAATATATCTCTGGGCCAAGAATTGCTTTTCAAGGATTATATCCGCATAAAAAACCACAACTTACTTTCGATCAAAAAGAAACAAAAGTATATGGAAATAATGGATGCAACGGTTACAGTGCACCTTATGCTTTAAAAGGAAAGTCTTTGACTTTTGGAGAAGCAGGACCAACTACAATGATGTTTTGTGAAGGTGGCGGAGAGCAGGAATTCTTAAAACAAATTAAATTGGTGACAAGTTATTCTGTTGATAAAGACGGAAAGCTAAATTTAATTCATGATAATGTGCCAGTGATGCGATTTAAAAAAGTGGCTAAACAATAG
- a CDS encoding aminopeptidase P N-terminal domain-containing protein — protein sequence MKQFLFLFMFALTTPFVQSQENLPTDYLTKEFHQGRREAFRALMPANSVAVVFSYPERVFSRDIDYNYHANPDLYYLSGYKEPDAVLLIFKEAQGTEKYNEVLFVRERNAAREMWTGRRLGVEGAKSKLGFTTVYNGKDFNAFAIDFSKFDKVIYDKIPTDVAENNNPDNLYALFKSFKSKAGITQANETSTELFNKITSSLREIKTPEELVLMRKTVKLSCIAHNEVMKAVGPDMSENEVDGIHAYIHKHYGAEAEGYGPIVGAGANGCILHYWENNATKIDNQLLLMDVGSEYHGYSADVTRTIPANGKFTEEQKAIYQIVYDAQEAVFKICKAGTPLVALNETAKDVIAKGLIKLGIITDPKDVKLYYPHSCSHFLGLDVHDKGTYNGPQTLIKENMILTVEPGIYIPANSKCDKKWWNIGVRIEDDILMLKDSYENLSADSPRKWQDIEALAKQKSTFNDMKFPKI from the coding sequence ATGAAACAATTTCTATTTTTGTTTATGTTTGCATTGACAACTCCGTTTGTTCAATCGCAAGAAAACCTTCCAACAGATTATCTCACAAAAGAATTTCATCAAGGACGTCGCGAAGCCTTTAGAGCTTTAATGCCCGCTAATTCTGTCGCAGTCGTTTTTTCTTATCCCGAAAGAGTTTTTTCTAGAGACATCGATTATAATTACCATGCAAATCCAGACCTGTATTATTTATCAGGATACAAAGAACCAGATGCCGTGTTGCTAATTTTTAAAGAAGCACAAGGAACCGAAAAGTATAATGAAGTTCTTTTTGTTAGAGAAAGAAATGCAGCTCGTGAAATGTGGACAGGAAGACGCTTGGGAGTTGAAGGCGCAAAATCGAAACTAGGTTTTACAACTGTTTATAATGGAAAAGATTTTAATGCGTTTGCCATTGATTTCTCAAAATTTGATAAAGTAATTTATGACAAAATCCCAACAGATGTAGCAGAGAACAATAATCCTGATAATTTATATGCATTATTCAAATCATTTAAATCTAAAGCTGGAATTACACAAGCAAATGAAACTTCAACAGAATTATTCAATAAAATTACCAGTTCACTTCGCGAGATAAAAACTCCCGAAGAACTTGTTTTGATGCGCAAAACGGTTAAACTTTCCTGCATTGCACACAATGAAGTGATGAAAGCTGTAGGCCCAGACATGAGCGAAAACGAAGTTGATGGAATTCATGCTTACATTCATAAACATTACGGCGCAGAAGCCGAAGGTTATGGTCCGATTGTAGGCGCTGGAGCAAATGGATGCATCTTGCATTATTGGGAAAACAACGCTACAAAAATTGATAACCAATTATTACTAATGGATGTGGGTTCTGAATATCATGGCTATTCTGCAGACGTTACAAGAACAATTCCTGCAAACGGAAAATTTACTGAAGAACAAAAAGCAATTTATCAAATCGTTTATGATGCCCAAGAAGCGGTTTTTAAAATATGCAAAGCAGGAACTCCTCTTGTAGCCCTAAATGAAACTGCTAAAGATGTTATCGCAAAAGGTTTAATTAAATTGGGAATTATTACAGATCCAAAAGATGTAAAATTATACTATCCACACTCATGTTCACACTTTCTTGGCTTAGATGTTCACGACAAAGGAACTTACAACGGACCGCAAACTCTTATAAAAGAAAACATGATTCTTACTGTAGAACCTGGAATCTACATTCCTGCAAATAGTAAATGCGATAAAAAATGGTGGAATATTGGTGTTCGTATTGAAGACGATATCTTGATGCTTAAAGATTCTTACGAAAATCTTTCTGCAGATTCTCCAAGAAAATGGCAGGATATCGAAGCTTTGGCCAAACAAAAAAGCACTTTTAATGATATGAAATTCCCTAAGATATAA
- a CDS encoding quinone oxidoreductase family protein: MKALTFSTFGDSNVLEYIEIPNPQLKKEEILVEMKAIGLNFADVYRRKGNYHLKGNPPFIAGYEGAGIVVDANNHPEYKVGDRVAFADAPFANAELVAVNVNHIIPLSENISFETAASVLLQGLTAHYLATDSHKTTKGETVLIHAVAGGVGQILTQISKLLGATVIGLTSSAEKAKIGFEQGADHVFLYNDDWKSQVFKVVSNGVDVVYDSIGSTLMESFEVTKECGQVVFFGMAGGDPAPVDPRMLMDGSKTLTGGDLWSYLNSKEERIKRATQLFDWIIEGKIKLSEPTSFKLSEGKLAHDFLESRKSTGKIILIP, translated from the coding sequence ATGAAAGCACTTACCTTCTCTACTTTCGGAGATTCAAATGTTTTAGAATATATAGAAATCCCTAATCCGCAATTAAAAAAAGAGGAGATTTTAGTCGAAATGAAAGCCATCGGGTTAAATTTTGCAGATGTGTATCGCCGAAAAGGAAATTATCATTTAAAAGGAAATCCGCCATTTATTGCTGGCTACGAAGGCGCGGGAATTGTGGTTGATGCCAATAATCATCCGGAATACAAAGTTGGTGATCGCGTTGCTTTTGCCGATGCTCCGTTTGCCAATGCAGAATTGGTTGCCGTAAATGTGAACCACATTATTCCGTTATCTGAAAACATTTCTTTTGAAACTGCAGCTTCTGTTTTACTTCAAGGTTTAACTGCTCATTATCTTGCAACAGATAGCCATAAAACTACCAAAGGAGAAACCGTTTTAATACATGCGGTTGCTGGCGGAGTTGGACAGATTCTAACTCAAATTAGTAAACTTCTTGGAGCAACCGTGATTGGCTTAACCTCATCTGCTGAAAAAGCAAAAATCGGATTTGAACAAGGTGCAGATCATGTTTTTCTTTATAACGACGATTGGAAATCGCAAGTTTTTAAAGTTGTTTCAAACGGTGTCGACGTTGTTTACGATAGTATAGGAAGTACTTTGATGGAAAGTTTTGAAGTCACTAAAGAATGCGGACAAGTAGTTTTCTTCGGAATGGCAGGCGGAGATCCAGCACCTGTAGATCCAAGAATGCTTATGGACGGTTCTAAAACTTTAACTGGAGGCGATTTATGGAGTTATTTAAATTCTAAAGAAGAACGAATCAAAAGAGCTACTCAATTATTCGATTGGATAATCGAAGGAAAAATCAAACTTTCAGAACCAACATCTTTTAAATTATCTGAAGGAAAACTGGCGCATGATTTTCTAGAAAGCAGAAAAAGCACGGGGAAAATTATTCTGATTCCGTAA
- a CDS encoding DUF6630 family protein → MGFFSNLFGRNNNPKSIISFDVIDSIYSGLYNESKSIEFRIKGIHDTVTVNVYSIPSSLGHDEGRAEIKKAGFNNAYEVLNELYKKLNIGGLSEETIQEELEFDFIHVQFYSQPSQELKKHFKSVINNFMIFFCCTNSLEVNDFRILYSSNHFSDYTKGLLDSEYLDFNNPGNETEEIGIKDFKKVLQGICQYLNIEIPAGVKLPSSENLLLDEKATVEDFEEFIKLISRNSIEESDLKKYAEKLFENFNDETKEYYETTEDHFSFFEEINTWHSDWKFDPEDAEYFISEMLGEDFKFDYPEETYSHDLFPYIQSELEKSNLELMTYETYGDSYLFFVANKNEVERILEFSELTKIEVTQL, encoded by the coding sequence ATGGGCTTTTTCTCCAATTTATTCGGTCGTAACAATAATCCAAAATCAATCATTTCTTTTGATGTTATTGATTCAATTTATAGCGGTTTATACAATGAATCTAAAAGTATCGAGTTCAGAATTAAAGGAATTCATGATACAGTTACTGTAAATGTATATTCTATTCCTTCTTCATTAGGTCATGATGAAGGAAGAGCCGAAATTAAAAAAGCAGGATTCAATAATGCTTATGAAGTTTTAAATGAATTATACAAGAAGCTCAATATTGGAGGTTTATCAGAAGAAACAATTCAAGAAGAATTAGAATTTGATTTCATTCATGTTCAGTTTTACTCACAGCCAAGTCAGGAGTTGAAAAAACACTTTAAAAGTGTTATTAATAATTTTATGATTTTCTTTTGTTGTACCAACAGTTTAGAAGTAAACGATTTCAGAATATTATATTCTAGCAATCATTTTTCAGATTACACTAAAGGTTTACTAGACTCAGAATACCTAGATTTTAATAATCCTGGAAATGAAACCGAAGAAATAGGAATTAAAGACTTTAAAAAAGTTTTACAGGGAATCTGTCAGTATTTAAATATTGAAATCCCGGCTGGTGTTAAGCTTCCGTCTTCAGAAAATTTACTGTTGGACGAAAAAGCAACTGTAGAGGATTTTGAAGAATTTATAAAGTTGATTTCAAGAAACAGTATTGAAGAAAGTGATCTAAAAAAATATGCAGAAAAACTTTTTGAAAATTTCAACGATGAAACCAAAGAATATTACGAAACGACAGAAGATCATTTTAGTTTTTTTGAAGAAATAAATACTTGGCATAGCGATTGGAAATTTGATCCAGAAGATGCAGAATATTTTATTTCTGAGATGCTTGGCGAAGATTTCAAATTTGATTATCCAGAAGAAACCTATAGCCATGATTTGTTCCCGTACATTCAGTCAGAATTAGAAAAATCAAATCTGGAGCTGATGACTTATGAAACTTATGGAGACAGCTATTTGTTTTTTGTTGCGAACAAAAATGAAGTAGAAAGGATTTTAGAATTCTCTGAACTGACAAAAATTGAGGTTACTCAGTTGTAA
- a CDS encoding SMI1/KNR4 family protein, protein MTVQEIETKYGFHFPLLYKQLDADGMLDVGEYGPNWYTEVYPTLKDNPPLLLHSYDFESLNLKSVAEEIEELRDPEDYRNINPEFKFIPFAKSGGGDHYCFFLNEENDGDVPIVFVWHDMNEVNYLAKNLQDFIFKVLLIDMSKQDVYNELTDEEFRDDIESVFKSHKKYLTDRQNTILSEILKRDIIDYEIHVSPKIVESARGLLTDFELESIVNEVIPFDKMNQSFKYSND, encoded by the coding sequence ATGACAGTACAAGAAATAGAAACAAAATACGGATTCCATTTTCCTCTTTTATACAAACAATTAGACGCCGACGGTATGTTGGATGTCGGAGAATATGGCCCGAATTGGTATACAGAAGTTTATCCAACCTTAAAAGATAATCCACCTTTGCTTTTGCATTCCTACGATTTTGAATCGTTGAATTTGAAGTCGGTTGCCGAAGAAATAGAAGAGCTCAGAGATCCTGAGGATTATCGAAATATAAATCCAGAATTTAAATTTATTCCGTTTGCCAAAAGTGGCGGAGGCGATCATTATTGTTTTTTTTTAAATGAAGAAAATGATGGTGATGTTCCGATTGTTTTTGTTTGGCACGACATGAATGAAGTCAATTATCTGGCAAAAAACCTTCAGGATTTTATCTTCAAAGTTTTATTGATTGATATGTCAAAACAAGATGTCTACAATGAACTGACCGATGAGGAATTTAGAGATGATATCGAATCGGTTTTTAAATCGCACAAAAAATACCTGACTGATCGTCAGAATACTATTCTATCAGAAATTTTAAAGCGAGATATTATTGATTACGAAATACATGTTTCTCCAAAAATAGTAGAGTCGGCTAGAGGATTATTAACTGATTTCGAATTGGAATCTATTGTCAATGAAGTAATTCCTTTTGATAAAATGAATCAGAGTTTTAAATATTCAAACGATTAA
- a CDS encoding NAD(P)/FAD-dependent oxidoreductase — protein MPKELLLQVTPEIAVNESLLKDYLSKQIKVSAQEIHHVSILKRSIDARQKAIKINLKVLIYLKGEPFQETKIELPIYKDVSNAQEVIVVGAGPAGLFAALQLIELGLKPIVLERGKDVRGRRRDLKAINREHIVNEDSNYCFGEGGAGTYSDGKLYTRSKKRGDVTRILELLVAFGASEDILVEAHPHIGTNKLPKIIEDIRNKIREFGGQVLFETRVSDILVKNNEVEGIVTQNGDKIHANKLILATGHSARDIFELLDKKKIFIEAKPFALGVRAEHAQELIDSIQYSCDFRGEHLPPAPYSIVKQVNGRGMYSFCMCPGGVIAPCATSPGEVVTNGWSPSKRDQSTANSGIVVELKLEDFKPFAKFGALAGMEFQKSIEQKAWHLAGETQKVPAQRMIDFTKSKVSADIPKTSYVPGTTSVELGQVFPGFLTQIMRQGFQDFGKSMRGYLTNEAILHAPESRTSSPVRIPRDPMTLEHLQIKGLYPCGEGAGYAGGIISAAIDGEKCALMIAESLK, from the coding sequence ATGCCTAAAGAACTTTTACTTCAAGTTACACCCGAAATTGCTGTAAACGAATCATTGCTAAAAGATTATTTGTCTAAGCAGATTAAAGTTTCTGCTCAAGAAATTCATCACGTTTCAATTTTAAAACGCTCTATTGATGCACGTCAGAAAGCGATTAAAATTAATTTGAAAGTTCTTATTTATTTAAAAGGTGAACCTTTTCAAGAAACTAAAATTGAGCTTCCTATATATAAGGACGTTTCCAATGCACAGGAAGTTATTGTTGTCGGTGCTGGTCCAGCTGGACTTTTTGCGGCATTGCAATTAATTGAATTAGGTTTAAAACCAATTGTACTCGAAAGAGGAAAAGACGTTCGTGGCCGTCGTCGTGACTTAAAAGCAATAAATCGTGAACATATTGTAAACGAAGATTCAAATTATTGTTTTGGTGAAGGAGGAGCAGGAACATATTCTGATGGAAAATTATATACTCGTTCTAAAAAACGTGGTGATGTAACTCGAATTTTAGAACTTTTAGTAGCTTTTGGAGCTTCTGAAGATATTTTGGTAGAAGCGCATCCGCATATTGGAACCAATAAACTTCCTAAAATTATTGAAGATATTCGAAATAAAATTAGGGAGTTTGGCGGTCAGGTTTTGTTTGAAACCCGTGTAAGCGATATTTTAGTAAAGAATAATGAAGTTGAAGGAATCGTAACTCAAAACGGAGATAAAATTCACGCCAATAAGTTAATCTTAGCGACAGGACATTCGGCTCGCGATATTTTTGAATTATTAGACAAAAAGAAAATTTTTATCGAAGCAAAACCTTTTGCTTTAGGAGTTCGTGCAGAACATGCTCAAGAACTAATTGATAGTATTCAGTACAGCTGTGATTTTCGTGGAGAACATTTACCTCCAGCGCCGTATTCTATTGTAAAACAAGTGAACGGCCGCGGAATGTATTCATTCTGTATGTGTCCAGGCGGAGTAATTGCACCATGTGCGACAAGTCCGGGAGAAGTGGTTACAAATGGTTGGTCGCCTTCTAAGCGTGATCAGTCAACAGCAAATTCTGGAATTGTAGTCGAATTAAAATTGGAAGATTTTAAGCCTTTTGCAAAATTTGGTGCTTTGGCCGGAATGGAATTTCAAAAAAGCATCGAACAAAAAGCTTGGCATTTGGCTGGAGAAACCCAAAAAGTTCCAGCACAGCGAATGATTGATTTTACTAAAAGCAAAGTTTCAGCCGATATTCCGAAAACTTCTTATGTTCCAGGAACCACGTCGGTAGAATTGGGACAAGTTTTTCCAGGATTTCTAACTCAGATTATGCGTCAGGGGTTTCAGGATTTTGGAAAATCAATGCGAGGTTATTTAACTAACGAGGCAATCTTGCATGCGCCAGAAAGCAGAACTTCATCGCCGGTTAGAATTCCTAGAGATCCGATGACTTTGGAGCATTTGCAAATCAAAGGTTTATATCCTTGCGGAGAAGGTGCAGGTTATGCAGGTGGAATTATTTCTGCAGCTATTGATGGCGAAAAATGTGCCTTAATGATTGCGGAATCCTTGAAATAA